A window of the Corynebacterium minutissimum genome harbors these coding sequences:
- a CDS encoding Pls/PosA family non-ribosomal peptide synthetase encodes MTDSETSHGRHALATDTVNVPEQYLLGALAPPERTLWDIVRTTAEQYPDAAALDDGEILTYAELLADVSAWASELHANGVRRGDRIGIRMTSGKRELYLAILATLAAGAAYVPVDADDPDERAEMVFGEADIDGVFTDEGFRMLREGGAQMARPTFGGDAAPFDEPRPEDTAWIIFTSGSTGKPKGVAVSHRSAAAFVDAEAALFLADSPQGPLGPDDRVLAGLSVAFDASCEEMWLAWGHGACLVPAPRSLVRSGMDLGPWLIRRDITVVSTVPTLAGLWPAEALDNIRLLIVGGEACSQELTDRLATEDREMWNTYGPTEATVVACAQHMQPGKPVSIGLPLNGWDLVVVDKQGDPVAIGEVGELVIGGVGLAAYLDPVKDAEKYAPLESMGWERAYRTGDHVRLEEDGLYFVGRVDDQVKIGGRRIELGEVEANVAALPNVYNSAVAVQKTPGGESVLVGYVSLDDPDAGFDHEAAHARLAESMPAALVPRICVMDELPIRTSGKVDKKALPWPLPGVGVEADGLNPTEQWLAELWVDTLGVSVEDVNADFFSLGGTSLAAATLVGRIRERFPTVAVRDLYDHPRLGSLAEQLAGAESIEDAGPAREVKPVGTGTRVAQTLIQIPVMTLAATTWLAWLLLGSNVANLLGVEWAMTTPWWLVAVLLVVFVTPVGRIPIGGFGARLITAGIKPGEYPRGGSTHLRIWAAERWANASGSRSIAGATWVNNYARALGVKIGRGVDLHSLPPVTGLLTLGKHAAIEPEVDLTGYWLDGDIMRVGAIEVKEGARVGARSTLLPGTVVGKDAHVEAGSTVTGRKKIKDGQRWSGSPAKKVGRTKHRFPSHAPKRRPWWVAIYGATSILLALQPIVALAVGAAVVVGLIALTDGSPFIGSLFFAPLGALAAFATFMLQTWLGVRVLSLGLKPGVAPVRSFKGWRLWAIERLMDEARTQLFPLYASQLTPAWLRSLGATIGKNVEISTAVMVPKLTEVKDGAFLADDTMIGGYELGGGWMLTGETKVGKRSFVGNSGITGPGRKLSKNSLVAVLSSTPKKTKSGANWWGSPPERMRRVEAHVDGVEGESLTYNPGFGVKAARGAIETMRLLAPMTSAMLLAGTLAALYALASTFGIAVAWALGGLILMVAGAIAMTITVAVKWICVGTQTLGDHPLWSAFVWLNELQDTFVEAVAAPWFFTHTYGAGEINQGLRALGVKIGHGAWIDSYWFPETDLCYVGEGASVGPGTVVQTHLFQDRVMSLDTVTIKDGATLGSHSVALPASVIGSVATVGPGSLVMRGDQVPRNSEWQGNPIEPWKK; translated from the coding sequence ATGACAGACTCTGAAACTAGCCATGGTCGCCACGCACTCGCGACCGACACTGTAAACGTCCCTGAACAGTACCTCTTGGGCGCCCTAGCCCCGCCTGAGCGCACCTTGTGGGATATCGTGCGCACAACTGCAGAGCAGTACCCAGATGCTGCAGCCCTCGACGATGGTGAGATTCTCACCTATGCCGAGCTGCTTGCCGACGTCTCCGCATGGGCCTCCGAACTCCACGCTAACGGCGTGCGCCGCGGCGACCGCATCGGCATCCGCATGACCTCCGGCAAGCGCGAGCTCTACCTCGCCATCCTGGCCACCCTGGCTGCCGGAGCTGCTTATGTGCCTGTCGACGCCGACGATCCCGACGAGCGCGCCGAGATGGTCTTCGGCGAGGCCGACATCGACGGTGTCTTCACCGACGAGGGTTTCCGCATGCTGCGGGAGGGTGGGGCGCAGATGGCGCGCCCCACGTTCGGTGGAGACGCCGCGCCCTTTGACGAGCCGCGGCCTGAGGACACCGCGTGGATCATCTTCACCTCTGGCTCGACGGGCAAGCCCAAGGGCGTGGCCGTCAGCCACCGCTCCGCGGCTGCCTTCGTTGATGCTGAGGCCGCTCTCTTCCTAGCTGATAGCCCACAGGGACCGCTCGGCCCGGATGACCGCGTACTGGCCGGCCTGTCCGTGGCCTTCGACGCCTCCTGTGAGGAAATGTGGCTGGCCTGGGGACATGGCGCCTGCCTAGTCCCGGCGCCGCGTTCCCTCGTGCGCTCCGGTATGGACTTGGGTCCCTGGCTCATTCGCCGCGACATCACGGTGGTGTCCACCGTGCCGACCTTGGCCGGCCTGTGGCCCGCCGAGGCCCTGGATAATATCCGCCTCCTCATCGTCGGCGGCGAAGCCTGCTCCCAGGAGCTCACGGACCGCCTCGCCACCGAGGACCGCGAGATGTGGAACACCTACGGCCCCACCGAGGCCACCGTCGTGGCCTGCGCACAGCACATGCAGCCAGGCAAACCAGTATCGATTGGATTGCCGCTGAATGGTTGGGACCTGGTGGTCGTCGACAAGCAGGGCGATCCCGTCGCCATCGGTGAGGTGGGCGAACTCGTCATTGGTGGTGTGGGCCTGGCTGCCTACCTGGACCCGGTGAAGGACGCGGAGAAGTACGCGCCGCTGGAGTCTATGGGTTGGGAGCGTGCCTACCGCACCGGTGACCACGTACGCCTGGAAGAGGACGGCCTGTACTTTGTCGGACGCGTCGATGACCAGGTGAAGATTGGTGGCCGCCGCATCGAGCTCGGTGAGGTCGAAGCCAACGTGGCGGCACTGCCTAACGTGTATAACTCCGCCGTGGCCGTGCAAAAGACTCCGGGCGGCGAGTCCGTACTCGTTGGCTACGTTTCCCTGGATGATCCGGACGCTGGTTTCGACCACGAAGCAGCGCATGCCCGACTGGCGGAATCCATGCCGGCAGCACTCGTCCCGCGCATTTGTGTCATGGATGAGCTGCCGATTCGCACCTCCGGCAAGGTGGACAAGAAGGCGCTGCCGTGGCCGCTGCCAGGAGTAGGTGTGGAGGCAGACGGCCTCAACCCAACCGAGCAGTGGCTGGCGGAGCTGTGGGTAGACACCCTCGGCGTTTCTGTGGAAGACGTCAACGCTGACTTCTTCTCCCTCGGCGGCACCTCGCTGGCCGCCGCCACGCTGGTAGGCCGCATCCGCGAGCGCTTCCCCACCGTCGCCGTGCGCGACCTCTACGACCACCCGCGTCTGGGCTCGCTCGCAGAGCAGCTGGCTGGTGCCGAATCCATCGAAGACGCCGGGCCTGCCCGCGAGGTCAAGCCCGTCGGCACTGGTACACGCGTGGCCCAGACGCTCATCCAGATCCCTGTCATGACGCTGGCTGCCACGACGTGGCTGGCCTGGCTGCTGTTGGGCTCCAACGTGGCGAATCTCCTTGGCGTGGAGTGGGCCATGACCACCCCATGGTGGCTCGTGGCGGTACTCCTCGTGGTCTTTGTAACCCCGGTCGGCCGCATCCCCATCGGTGGTTTTGGCGCACGCCTGATTACCGCTGGGATTAAGCCCGGCGAGTACCCCCGCGGCGGCTCGACGCACCTGCGCATTTGGGCAGCAGAACGGTGGGCAAACGCCTCCGGCTCGCGCTCCATTGCGGGCGCTACCTGGGTCAACAACTATGCCCGCGCACTGGGCGTCAAGATTGGTCGCGGCGTGGACTTGCACTCCCTGCCGCCGGTTACGGGCCTACTCACCTTGGGTAAGCATGCCGCCATCGAGCCGGAGGTGGACCTTACTGGCTACTGGCTCGACGGCGATATCATGCGCGTCGGTGCGATTGAGGTGAAGGAAGGCGCTCGTGTGGGCGCGCGCTCGACGTTGCTTCCGGGGACCGTCGTGGGCAAGGACGCCCACGTCGAGGCCGGCTCCACCGTGACGGGACGCAAGAAGATCAAGGACGGCCAGCGCTGGTCTGGTTCGCCTGCCAAGAAGGTGGGGCGAACCAAGCACCGCTTCCCGTCCCATGCGCCGAAGCGCCGCCCGTGGTGGGTCGCTATCTATGGCGCGACCTCCATCCTGCTGGCCCTTCAGCCCATTGTGGCGCTGGCCGTAGGCGCGGCGGTCGTCGTTGGCCTCATTGCGCTTACCGACGGCTCCCCCTTCATCGGTTCCCTCTTCTTCGCACCCCTCGGCGCCCTCGCTGCGTTTGCCACTTTCATGCTCCAGACCTGGCTCGGTGTGCGCGTGCTCTCGCTTGGCCTTAAGCCAGGTGTGGCACCCGTGCGTTCCTTCAAGGGCTGGCGTCTGTGGGCCATTGAGCGTCTCATGGACGAGGCCCGCACGCAGCTCTTCCCGCTCTATGCCTCCCAGCTCACCCCTGCCTGGCTGCGCTCCTTGGGCGCCACGATTGGCAAGAACGTGGAGATTTCCACGGCCGTTATGGTGCCTAAGCTCACTGAGGTCAAGGACGGCGCGTTCTTGGCGGATGACACCATGATTGGTGGCTACGAGCTTGGTGGCGGCTGGATGCTCACGGGTGAGACCAAGGTGGGCAAGCGCTCCTTCGTGGGCAACTCTGGTATTACGGGTCCAGGCCGCAAGCTGTCGAAGAACTCGCTGGTTGCGGTGCTCTCCTCGACGCCGAAGAAGACCAAGTCTGGTGCCAACTGGTGGGGTTCCCCGCCGGAGCGTATGCGCCGCGTGGAGGCCCACGTGGACGGTGTGGAGGGCGAGTCCCTCACCTACAACCCAGGCTTCGGCGTCAAGGCCGCACGCGGTGCGATTGAGACCATGCGCCTGCTGGCACCGATGACCTCAGCCATGTTGCTGGCCGGCACGCTGGCCGCGCTCTACGCGCTGGCTAGCACCTTCGGTATCGCAGTGGCCTGGGCCCTCGGCGGCCTCATCCTCATGGTGGCCGGTGCCATCGCGATGACGATCACCGTGGCCGTGAAGTGGATCTGTGTGGGCACGCAGACCCTGGGCGACCACCCACTGTGGTCGGCGTTTGTGTGGCTCAACGAGCTACAGGACACCTTCGTGGAGGCCGTCGCTGCTCCATGGTTCTTTACCCACACCTATGGTGCGGGCGAAATCAACCAGGGCCTGCGCGCTCTGGGCGTCAAGATTGGCCACGGCGCGTGGATTGATTCCTACTGGTTCCCGGAGACTGACCTCTGCTACGTAGGCGAAGGCGCCTCCGTGGGCCCCGGCACCGTGGTGCAGACGCACCTCTTCCAGGACCGCGTCATGAGCCTCGACACCGTAACCATCAAGGACGGTGCCACCCTGGGCTCGCATTCGGTGGCGCTGCCCGCCTCTGTCATCGGCAGCGTAGCAACGGTCGGCCCTGGCTCCCTCGTCATGCGCGGCGACCAGGTCCCGCGCAACTCCGAGTGGCAGGGCAACCCGATTGAACCATGGAAGAAGTAG
- a CDS encoding metallophosphoesterase family protein has translation MKYHLLAPAALAVAGLCAVAPVASAQSSFSPLSSSSSFSSSLFNWNSSSSSKKPEDVAPGDSEETETPLTPADNRVIWHESFDEVENPARFTHRMPEGWTSSVDGVNSGEARWKGWTTSTIRDWTWAAETDMRHWFTQAHDNLVIIDSKQQRLNDTDAMTAQLTSPSIPVAGQGDINLEFDHHYRQGKEGQNAMVQVSFDGAAPQTIASFDHDVFSKHQSLPVEVPAGARSMQVTFTYANGNDDWWWAVDNVGVVKRLPEVTGKPQAIIDVLSDVQGDPEDYKEAIGLLNAMDDKAGALVLNGDLVDDGSQEQWDTFLQAQKDAPHAAGTQLWTIGNHEMYGPEGSETYLNRFLTYAGQDKPWTEIVVDGVPLISVNTEYYSDVDRGGKEPFQRLSKEQLEWLDERLNYWDEKGTPALVFSHPLLPQTVSMSHSAWYQNDFEDLEALSNVVNKYTNIVWFSAHSHSSLRQNNWWGVRRYDGTGEAGRTGFPVVNTGAILNEYLPDGDHDEKVVKEKEEASSGLRVKVFSDRVRVEAWDFKANEIIDVVDFAR, from the coding sequence ATGAAATATCACCTTCTTGCACCTGCTGCGCTCGCCGTCGCAGGCCTGTGCGCTGTAGCGCCGGTCGCGTCTGCCCAGTCATCCTTTAGCCCCCTGTCCTCGTCATCTAGTTTTTCGTCCTCACTCTTTAACTGGAATTCCTCGAGCAGCTCCAAGAAGCCGGAGGATGTCGCTCCAGGGGACTCGGAGGAGACTGAGACTCCACTGACGCCAGCGGACAACCGAGTCATCTGGCACGAGAGCTTTGATGAGGTGGAGAATCCCGCCCGCTTTACGCACCGTATGCCGGAGGGGTGGACGTCCTCCGTCGACGGCGTGAACTCTGGTGAAGCTCGGTGGAAGGGCTGGACTACGTCAACGATCCGTGACTGGACGTGGGCTGCTGAGACGGACATGCGTCATTGGTTTACTCAAGCCCACGACAATCTGGTCATCATTGATAGCAAGCAACAGCGCCTCAATGACACCGATGCCATGACCGCCCAGTTGACGTCCCCGAGCATTCCTGTGGCGGGCCAAGGTGACATCAACCTCGAGTTTGATCATCACTACCGCCAAGGAAAAGAGGGACAGAACGCTATGGTGCAGGTGTCCTTCGATGGAGCCGCACCGCAGACAATCGCGTCATTCGACCACGATGTCTTCTCCAAGCATCAGTCGCTACCTGTTGAGGTCCCAGCGGGTGCGCGGTCCATGCAGGTCACGTTCACCTACGCCAACGGTAACGATGACTGGTGGTGGGCGGTGGATAACGTGGGCGTCGTCAAGCGCTTGCCTGAGGTCACCGGCAAGCCGCAGGCCATTATCGATGTGTTATCCGATGTTCAAGGCGACCCCGAAGACTATAAGGAAGCAATTGGTCTGCTCAACGCTATGGACGACAAAGCCGGTGCGTTGGTCCTCAATGGTGACCTAGTGGATGACGGTTCCCAAGAGCAGTGGGACACGTTCTTGCAAGCACAGAAGGACGCACCACATGCTGCGGGAACGCAGCTGTGGACTATCGGCAACCACGAGATGTACGGTCCGGAAGGATCAGAAACATATCTCAACCGCTTCCTGACCTATGCAGGCCAAGACAAGCCGTGGACTGAGATTGTGGTCGACGGCGTCCCACTCATCTCTGTCAACACGGAATACTATTCCGACGTTGACCGTGGCGGAAAAGAACCGTTCCAGAGGCTGAGCAAGGAACAATTGGAGTGGCTCGATGAACGTTTGAACTATTGGGATGAGAAGGGGACTCCGGCGCTGGTATTTAGCCACCCTCTGCTGCCTCAGACCGTGTCCATGTCCCATTCGGCCTGGTATCAGAATGACTTTGAGGACCTTGAGGCCCTGTCCAATGTGGTGAATAAGTACACCAACATCGTGTGGTTTAGTGCCCATAGCCATTCGTCCCTTCGACAGAATAACTGGTGGGGTGTGCGCCGCTACGACGGTACTGGCGAGGCCGGACGCACCGGATTCCCCGTGGTAAACACCGGCGCAATCCTCAATGAGTACCTGCCGGATGGCGATCATGACGAAAAGGTTGTCAAGGAAAAGGAAGAGGCCTCCAGCGGACTGAGGGTCAAGGTTTTCTCTGACCGCGTCCGCGTGGAGGCCTGGGATTTCAAAGCCAACGAGATTATTGATGTCGTTGACTTTGCCCGTTAA
- the ppk2 gene encoding polyphosphate kinase 2, translating to MADIKDDELPEIDLAQTDGYVVDDSDEDDPALIMPDGSPVETWRENYPYEERMTRDEYETIKRALQIELLKWQNWTKETGQRHIIIFEGRDAAGKGGTIKRFNEHLNPRGARTVALEKPSPRESTSWYFQRYIQHFPSGGEIVFFDRSWYNRSGVERVMGFCTESQHAEFLREVPMLENMLLGSGISLTKLWFSVTRKEQRTRFAIRQIDPVRQWKLSPMDLASLDKWDDYTRAKEEQFRYTDTDESPWITIKSNDKKRARINAMRYVLSKFEYTNKDHELVGQVDDKIVKRGRDQIGD from the coding sequence ATGGCTGACATTAAAGACGACGAACTCCCCGAGATCGACCTCGCACAGACCGACGGCTACGTCGTTGACGACTCTGATGAAGACGATCCTGCGCTGATCATGCCGGATGGCTCGCCTGTTGAGACCTGGCGTGAGAACTACCCGTACGAGGAGCGCATGACGCGCGACGAGTATGAGACGATTAAGCGCGCCCTGCAGATCGAGCTGCTGAAATGGCAGAACTGGACCAAGGAAACTGGTCAGCGCCACATCATTATCTTTGAGGGTCGCGACGCTGCCGGTAAGGGCGGCACCATCAAGCGATTCAACGAGCACCTTAATCCGCGTGGTGCCCGCACCGTCGCACTGGAGAAGCCCTCCCCGCGTGAGTCCACCTCGTGGTACTTCCAGCGCTACATTCAGCACTTCCCGTCCGGCGGCGAAATCGTCTTCTTCGACCGCTCCTGGTACAACCGCTCCGGCGTTGAGCGCGTCATGGGCTTCTGCACCGAGTCCCAGCACGCAGAGTTCCTCCGCGAGGTTCCCATGCTGGAGAACATGCTTCTGGGCTCTGGCATCTCCTTGACCAAGCTGTGGTTCTCTGTGACCAGGAAGGAGCAGCGCACCCGTTTCGCTATTCGTCAGATTGACCCGGTACGCCAGTGGAAGCTGTCCCCGATGGACCTTGCCTCCCTAGACAAGTGGGATGACTACACCCGCGCGAAGGAAGAGCAGTTCCGTTACACGGATACTGATGAGTCCCCGTGGATCACCATCAAGTCGAACGACAAGAAGCGTGCCCGCATCAACGCTATGCGTTATGTGCTCTCCAAGTTCGAGTACACCAACAAGGATCACGAGCTGGTGGGTCAAGTCGATGACAAGATTGTGAAGCGCGGTCGCGACCAGATTGGTGACTAG